One window of the Halobacteriovorax sp. JY17 genome contains the following:
- a CDS encoding tetratricopeptide repeat protein, with the protein MKHQMKWLVLASLLSVTACKTQEEIQREQVVDNISIQMVENQKLTAGANVRLQNIEERLGMLTGQVEDSNHNTKEQLTKQVEELKAKITLLEEKDKANDEKLTKIDSQLEQQDKYLQKLLSTLSSKTSSKSSKKESPYQEAMSAYSSGNYKKAQALLQALESKSSIKGKQRARVLHNLGMSAYINKNNNDATVFFSKLFTEFPKSNYNANGLLYLSKTLKRLNQSEQAKQTLEELIKRFPNSKKVKEAKSLLAKL; encoded by the coding sequence ATGAAACATCAAATGAAATGGCTGGTGCTAGCATCACTGCTTTCCGTAACTGCATGTAAAACACAAGAAGAAATTCAAAGAGAACAAGTCGTAGACAATATTTCAATTCAAATGGTCGAAAATCAAAAACTCACCGCCGGTGCAAATGTTAGACTACAAAATATTGAAGAAAGACTTGGTATGCTTACCGGACAAGTTGAGGACTCAAACCACAACACTAAAGAGCAGCTCACAAAACAAGTTGAAGAATTAAAAGCTAAAATCACATTGCTTGAAGAAAAAGATAAGGCCAATGATGAGAAGTTAACAAAGATCGATTCTCAACTAGAACAGCAAGATAAATATCTTCAGAAACTTCTTAGTACGCTCTCTTCTAAAACTTCTTCAAAAAGTTCAAAAAAAGAAAGTCCTTATCAAGAGGCCATGAGCGCCTATTCATCGGGAAACTATAAGAAAGCTCAGGCCCTACTACAAGCACTCGAATCAAAGAGTAGTATAAAAGGAAAACAAAGAGCAAGAGTGCTCCATAACCTTGGAATGTCTGCTTATATAAATAAGAATAATAACGATGCGACTGTTTTCTTTAGTAAGCTTTTTACTGAATTTCCAAAATCAAATTACAATGCAAATGGACTACTCTACCTTTCAAAGACTTTAAAGAGACTTAATCAAAGTGAACAAGCAAAGCAAACTCTAGAAGAGCTTATTAAGAGATTTCCAAATTCAAAGAAAGTAAAAGAGGCTAAGTCATTACTAGCTAAGCTATAG
- a CDS encoding MATE family efflux transporter: MKAQLTQGDIPKQLVSLAGPMIFGVFSIIIFNLVDTYFIGKLGHRELAAAAFTFPIPLIVGAVAFGVGIAATSFVSMALGSGRSDEVSRYATDSISMVVILGIILMILGKLTIKPLFLFMGAPEDLIPLIAEYMDVWYLSIPLIVVPMTGNSVIRAMGNTKFPAMIMCVAGVANFIFDPLLIFGIGPFPEMGLKGAAVATAISRFFTLIAATYVLRKKYNVLTSPFIPMRRLLDNWRKITQVAFPAFLNNLVNPIAMFVLTKLVASHGEIVVAGFGVGTRIESLFAIVLIGIAASLSPFVGQNYGAKKYSRIRTALSMANKYSSIWIFICGVLLMFFAENLVSIFNENPKVIEVASTYLKIMIFSIIGLALMQNSVATHNSIGKSKVSLLINILRILVIHIPLAIVLSNMYSYEGIYWAGFVANILGGLIGSAFLVKLFRKFPQEDGV; this comes from the coding sequence ATGAAAGCACAGTTGACGCAAGGGGATATCCCGAAGCAATTGGTCTCGCTCGCAGGGCCAATGATCTTTGGTGTATTTTCAATCATTATATTTAATCTCGTAGATACTTACTTTATTGGGAAACTTGGGCATAGAGAACTTGCAGCAGCAGCGTTCACATTTCCTATTCCATTAATTGTTGGAGCTGTTGCCTTTGGTGTTGGAATTGCTGCGACTTCATTTGTTTCTATGGCCTTGGGTTCTGGGCGATCAGATGAAGTGTCGAGATATGCTACAGATAGTATCTCTATGGTTGTTATTCTTGGAATCATTTTAATGATTCTAGGTAAGCTCACCATTAAACCTTTGTTTCTCTTTATGGGAGCACCTGAAGATTTAATTCCACTTATCGCTGAGTATATGGATGTGTGGTATCTTTCTATTCCTTTGATTGTTGTTCCTATGACTGGAAATAGCGTTATCCGTGCAATGGGAAATACAAAATTTCCTGCAATGATTATGTGTGTTGCAGGAGTGGCTAACTTTATCTTTGATCCACTTCTTATTTTTGGAATAGGTCCCTTTCCTGAGATGGGATTAAAAGGCGCTGCTGTTGCTACCGCAATTTCTCGCTTCTTCACTTTGATCGCAGCGACATATGTACTAAGAAAGAAGTATAATGTTCTCACCAGTCCTTTTATTCCAATGAGACGCTTACTTGATAATTGGAGAAAGATTACACAGGTAGCCTTTCCCGCTTTTTTAAATAATTTAGTTAATCCAATTGCGATGTTTGTTCTTACAAAATTAGTGGCCTCACACGGAGAAATTGTTGTTGCGGGCTTTGGAGTGGGAACAAGAATAGAATCTCTCTTTGCCATTGTCTTAATTGGAATTGCTGCTTCTCTTTCTCCTTTTGTTGGACAAAACTATGGAGCAAAGAAGTATAGTAGAATAAGAACAGCTCTTTCTATGGCCAATAAATATTCTTCTATTTGGATTTTTATTTGCGGAGTTCTCCTTATGTTCTTTGCTGAAAACCTTGTTTCTATTTTTAATGAAAATCCAAAAGTTATTGAAGTCGCAAGTACTTACTTAAAGATAATGATCTTCTCTATAATCGGCCTTGCTCTTATGCAAAACTCTGTGGCCACTCATAACTCTATTGGAAAGTCGAAGGTCTCTCTTTTGATAAATATTCTCAGAATCCTCGTTATTCATATTCCTTTGGCGATAGTTCTTAGTAATATGTACTCCTACGAAGGAATTTATTGGGCCGGCTTTGTGGCCAATATCCTTGGTGGATTGATTGGTTCTGCCTTTCTTGTGAAGCTCTTTAGAAAGTTTCCACAAGAGGATGGAGTCTAA
- a CDS encoding GrpB family protein produces MTQSKIQFLPYTPMYKDFFLKECKVLEKVLRSNCIDIHHIGSTSIAKISAVPTLDVLCIAHTLDGISYFEDEFLKLGLSPLKEEAGLERLIFERRTKDDDVILSRVYIYEKGDPRIDDCLDFRDYLKKNEDAAKRFEASKLEFSADAKSYQEKKSSLIEIILEGL; encoded by the coding sequence GTGACACAAAGTAAAATTCAATTCCTTCCTTATACTCCAATGTATAAGGATTTCTTCCTAAAAGAATGTAAGGTTCTAGAAAAAGTTCTAAGAAGTAATTGCATTGATATTCATCATATTGGTTCGACCTCTATTGCGAAGATCTCTGCAGTGCCGACTCTTGACGTTCTCTGTATCGCTCACACACTAGATGGTATTAGCTACTTTGAAGATGAATTCCTAAAGCTTGGTCTAAGCCCTCTAAAAGAAGAAGCAGGCTTAGAGCGACTCATCTTTGAGAGAAGAACTAAAGATGATGATGTTATTCTTAGTCGAGTCTATATCTACGAGAAAGGTGATCCAAGAATTGATGATTGTCTGGACTTTAGAGACTACCTTAAGAAGAATGAAGATGCGGCCAAGAGGTTTGAGGCGAGTAAGCTTGAATTCTCTGCTGATGCTAAATCTTACCAAGAAAAGAAATCTTCACTCATTGAAATTATCTTAGAAGGCCTGTAA
- a CDS encoding DUF4423 domain-containing protein, which translates to MKETVEQPRISLFDFDNYRDYLVKVGMPDGLYSHTSNNLQSWALRLGYKSPSSLTMVIKGQRSPSFEMINALTEDLEMSIKEKQYLMLLVQLEKANKKKKDTKEILEKIAELNSGSTAISLGLKEFSAISEWYFLAIKQLISTPSFIEDEDWIFKKLRKKVTPSQIKNALNIMMEMKTIGRDENGKLIVLKEGLLTTNDVPSSAIKRHHFGMINRALEAIEEQSVKERQVTSVTMKVKPEDVDAAKKYIFEFIKDFNEKFSTTEADDLYQLNMQFFRHTREVIKH; encoded by the coding sequence ATGAAAGAAACGGTAGAACAACCTAGAATTTCACTATTTGATTTCGATAATTATCGAGATTACCTCGTTAAGGTAGGAATGCCTGACGGTCTCTACTCGCATACTTCAAACAATCTTCAATCATGGGCACTTCGCCTTGGTTATAAATCTCCAAGTTCATTAACAATGGTTATTAAGGGGCAACGCTCTCCTAGTTTCGAAATGATTAATGCTCTTACGGAAGATTTAGAAATGAGCATTAAAGAGAAGCAATACCTAATGCTTCTCGTTCAATTAGAAAAAGCTAATAAGAAGAAGAAAGATACAAAAGAAATCTTAGAAAAGATTGCTGAACTCAACTCAGGTTCAACAGCGATTTCCCTTGGACTAAAAGAATTCTCAGCAATTAGTGAGTGGTACTTTCTAGCTATCAAGCAACTTATTTCAACTCCAAGCTTCATTGAAGATGAAGACTGGATTTTTAAGAAGCTAAGAAAGAAAGTTACTCCATCGCAAATTAAAAACGCTCTAAATATCATGATGGAGATGAAGACTATTGGTCGTGATGAAAATGGTAAACTGATTGTTTTAAAAGAAGGTTTATTAACAACTAATGACGTTCCAAGTTCTGCAATTAAGAGACATCACTTTGGCATGATTAATAGAGCTCTCGAGGCCATTGAAGAACAATCTGTTAAAGAAAGACAAGTAACTTCTGTAACAATGAAAGTTAAACCAGAAGATGTTGATGCTGCTAAGAAATATATTTTTGAATTTATAAAAGATTTCAATGAAAAATTCTCAACAACTGAAGCCGATGACCTCTATCAGTTGAATATGCAATTTTTCAGACACACACGTGAAGTTATAAAACACTAG
- a CDS encoding DUF1304 domain-containing protein — translation MILTAKIFTGAVALLHLYFLYLEMFQWDKPLGLKVFGNNLEKAKTTKILAANQGLYNGFLSAGLFYGLYKGGNLGFEFQVFFLLCVIIAGSYGALTVSKKIFFVQAAPAIVALYLTWNYKDTISGHLHNIFN, via the coding sequence ATGATTTTAACAGCTAAGATTTTCACAGGAGCAGTGGCTCTACTTCACCTCTACTTTCTCTACCTCGAAATGTTTCAGTGGGATAAACCACTTGGACTAAAAGTCTTTGGTAATAATTTAGAAAAGGCCAAGACCACTAAAATTTTGGCGGCCAATCAAGGTCTTTATAATGGCTTTCTAAGTGCGGGTCTCTTCTACGGTCTCTATAAAGGTGGCAACCTAGGCTTTGAGTTTCAAGTCTTCTTTCTTCTTTGTGTGATTATTGCTGGTTCCTATGGAGCGCTCACAGTTTCTAAGAAGATCTTCTTTGTTCAGGCCGCTCCGGCCATCGTCGCCCTCTATCTCACTTGGAACTACAAAGACACGATTTCGGGCCACCTTCACAATATTTTCAACTAA
- the pal gene encoding peptidoglycan-associated lipoprotein Pal, with amino-acid sequence MKFTFKPMTLLAVLTLSLSLASCSSTKKKEVNDNQTMESVGTDASAIELNADSDSGKAGPIKTVFFGFNSSVLSTSARDTLNSNADFLKANPSVEIQVEGHCDERGGVQYNLALGERRAVAVKEHLVAMGVNSSRISTISFGKERPVAFGHDESAWGSNRRGNFIITAK; translated from the coding sequence ATGAAATTTACTTTCAAGCCAATGACTTTACTTGCTGTATTAACTCTTTCTCTTTCACTAGCGAGCTGTAGCTCTACTAAGAAGAAAGAAGTTAATGACAATCAAACTATGGAATCTGTGGGAACAGATGCTTCTGCAATTGAGCTAAATGCTGACTCTGATTCAGGAAAAGCTGGACCAATCAAGACTGTATTCTTTGGTTTTAACTCATCAGTACTTTCAACAAGTGCTCGTGACACACTTAACTCAAACGCAGATTTTCTAAAAGCTAACCCTTCAGTAGAAATCCAAGTAGAAGGTCACTGTGATGAAAGAGGCGGAGTTCAATACAACCTTGCTCTTGGAGAAAGAAGAGCTGTAGCTGTAAAAGAGCACCTTGTAGCAATGGGAGTTAACTCTTCAAGAATTTCGACAATTTCTTTTGGTAAAGAAAGACCAGTTGCTTTTGGACATGACGAAAGTGCATGGGGATCAAATAGAAGAGGTAATTTTATTATTACTGCTAAATAA
- a CDS encoding GntG family PLP-dependent aldolase: protein MIDLRSDTVTKPTPEMLAAMMSASVGDDVFNEDPSINGLQEKAATLFGMEAALFCPSGTMTNQIAISTHVGALEEIIVEKESHIYQYEGGGIFHNSRASVKLVDGINGKMTAKQVLSSINPDDIHKPITRLVSLENTTNRGGGNTYTHQELKDIKQVVKENNLLLHLDGARVFNAIIEEDYTASDLGNIFDSISICLSKGLGCPVGSLLLGSKDFINKAKRIRKVFGGGMRQAGFLAQAGTYALDHHIERLSLDHTLAKNFELTLSKFDFIERVVPVRTNIVIFHLKETISPKEFLEFLKSHGILAVHFGEQAIRFVTHLDLQEDCLARIEEVLNQFS, encoded by the coding sequence ATGATAGATCTTAGAAGTGATACCGTTACAAAACCTACCCCCGAAATGCTTGCGGCCATGATGAGCGCTTCCGTTGGAGATGATGTCTTCAACGAGGACCCAAGTATAAATGGTCTGCAAGAAAAAGCTGCGACCTTATTTGGAATGGAAGCTGCCCTCTTTTGTCCGTCAGGAACGATGACTAACCAAATTGCAATATCAACTCATGTTGGTGCACTTGAAGAGATCATTGTTGAAAAAGAATCCCATATTTATCAATATGAAGGTGGTGGTATTTTTCATAATTCAAGGGCCAGCGTAAAATTAGTAGATGGAATCAATGGAAAGATGACTGCTAAGCAAGTTCTATCCTCCATTAATCCTGACGATATTCATAAGCCTATCACTCGTCTAGTTTCATTAGAAAATACGACAAATAGAGGTGGTGGAAATACTTATACTCACCAAGAACTTAAAGATATTAAACAAGTAGTTAAAGAGAATAATCTATTACTTCACCTAGATGGGGCTAGAGTTTTCAATGCGATAATTGAAGAGGATTACACTGCGAGTGATCTCGGAAATATTTTTGACTCCATTTCGATTTGTCTATCCAAAGGACTTGGGTGTCCAGTAGGCTCTCTTCTCCTTGGTAGTAAAGATTTTATAAATAAGGCCAAGAGAATAAGAAAAGTTTTCGGAGGTGGTATGAGGCAGGCAGGATTTCTTGCTCAAGCCGGAACCTACGCTCTAGACCACCATATAGAAAGACTTTCACTCGATCATACTCTTGCGAAGAATTTTGAATTAACACTTTCAAAGTTCGATTTTATAGAGAGAGTTGTTCCAGTAAGAACGAATATTGTGATCTTTCATTTAAAAGAAACTATAAGTCCTAAAGAATTTTTAGAATTTCTAAAATCACATGGAATTCTTGCTGTCCACTTTGGTGAGCAGGCCATAAGATTTGTGACTCACCTAGATTTACAAGAGGATTGTTTAGCTAGGATAGAAGAGGTTTTAAACCAATTTAGCTAG
- a CDS encoding response regulator: MINILAVDDEDDIAALYKVFFKKEQKKDLVSLHCVRSGQECIDFLNSKEGENTHIVLCDINMPEMDGFEVLTRIKQTMESVKVFMISAYDNDEYLEKAVSLGSEKYFTKPVNFPLLKETIQEIYPNYHAS, encoded by the coding sequence ATGATTAATATTTTAGCTGTTGATGATGAAGACGATATTGCAGCTCTTTATAAAGTCTTTTTTAAAAAAGAGCAGAAGAAAGATCTAGTGAGCTTACACTGTGTGCGTTCAGGACAGGAGTGTATTGATTTTTTAAATAGTAAAGAAGGTGAAAATACTCATATTGTATTATGCGATATAAACATGCCAGAAATGGATGGTTTTGAAGTTCTCACACGAATTAAGCAGACGATGGAAAGTGTTAAAGTCTTCATGATTTCAGCTTATGATAACGATGAATACCTGGAAAAAGCAGTTAGTTTAGGAAGCGAAAAGTACTTCACAAAACCAGTAAATTTCCCGCTTTTAAAAGAGACTATTCAAGAAATTTATCCAAATTACCACGCTAGCTAA
- a CDS encoding DUF4398 domain-containing protein — MIKKVLISLIFIQLWGCGLATTRPKLEMSLAQVAFLAAKESKAQTLSPGIFRKAEFYYLKAKSAYKRKYFNKAKQYAILSKKFSERAEFIAIRKQTLENL; from the coding sequence ATGATCAAAAAAGTACTCATAAGCCTAATATTTATTCAACTTTGGGGATGTGGTTTAGCGACCACACGCCCAAAGCTTGAAATGAGTCTGGCGCAGGTGGCCTTCCTCGCTGCCAAAGAATCTAAAGCGCAAACACTCTCCCCAGGAATCTTCAGAAAAGCTGAATTTTACTATCTAAAAGCAAAGTCAGCATATAAGAGAAAGTATTTCAATAAAGCCAAACAATACGCTATCCTATCTAAGAAGTTTTCTGAAAGAGCAGAGTTTATCGCCATTAGAAAACAGACACTCGAAAATTTATAA
- a CDS encoding trypsin-like serine protease, with the protein MRIILFLTFSTLLASCSGKKEQLDAVKEKKISSKIYGGQRVVENKWKSVVSISKLNFKGEIGNSFCTGTLIDEKTVLSAAHCFSRVKEYYMRSAAITREDIDSKKRTYTKIKNIRLHPNYTGKDSAFDFALIDLEKSAGVDAADITALSSAKDILEGEEVELVGFGKIEDGSNGIKFEVRTKVREDLDVEFTAGGNGKDTCSGDSGGPVFTKNKRGEYEFFGVTSRTPDDANAFCGDKTIYGKVSVAMNWVKAEKLIDLALEENSLESIALLKKAKIVFPKYFKLYTLLGEFYLKFEMFDKAIANLSVANNFKIDDFKTIDLLRETYSRMGNVDAEVLTLKRLLTLDPNNEKYFERLDFFGETDLAEVYRGIGRFKKGDIELAKLDLELHMGDPMAAFIMAFSEFKMSNFEESKKILSDLSDEDIIAINFRDKRGDTFLLAAVYEGREELVSELLRFKPDLSVRDVYGNNLAEVAWWAKNFHMIKLLRGLGVAWNPNDYFLQFTYFIKGEKLDDVRFMLEMGIDLSLVGPKGETAINLARETKNQELIELVESYGKEEKSH; encoded by the coding sequence GTGCGCATAATTCTATTTCTCACATTCTCAACTCTCTTGGCCTCTTGTAGTGGCAAGAAAGAGCAGTTGGATGCTGTAAAAGAAAAGAAGATTTCTTCTAAGATTTATGGTGGGCAAAGAGTTGTTGAAAATAAATGGAAGAGTGTCGTCTCAATTTCAAAATTAAATTTCAAAGGTGAAATCGGAAATAGTTTCTGCACAGGAACTCTAATTGATGAGAAAACTGTTCTAAGTGCAGCTCACTGCTTTTCAAGAGTGAAAGAGTACTATATGAGAAGTGCTGCCATAACGAGAGAAGACATTGATTCAAAGAAGAGAACCTACACTAAAATAAAGAATATTCGACTTCACCCTAACTATACAGGAAAGGATTCGGCCTTTGATTTTGCTCTCATTGATTTAGAGAAGAGCGCCGGGGTTGATGCAGCAGACATCACAGCTCTTAGCTCTGCTAAGGATATTCTCGAAGGGGAAGAAGTCGAACTCGTTGGTTTTGGGAAAATTGAAGATGGAAGTAACGGAATTAAATTCGAAGTAAGAACGAAAGTTCGAGAAGACTTAGATGTTGAATTCACTGCCGGTGGTAATGGAAAAGACACTTGCTCCGGAGACTCTGGAGGACCTGTCTTTACAAAGAATAAACGTGGTGAGTACGAGTTCTTTGGAGTTACATCTAGAACTCCTGATGATGCTAATGCCTTCTGTGGTGATAAAACTATTTACGGAAAAGTTTCAGTTGCAATGAATTGGGTTAAGGCGGAGAAACTTATCGATCTTGCTCTAGAGGAAAACTCACTTGAATCAATTGCTCTTTTAAAGAAAGCAAAAATAGTTTTTCCAAAGTACTTCAAGCTCTACACACTCTTAGGAGAGTTTTACTTAAAGTTTGAAATGTTTGATAAGGCCATTGCAAATCTATCAGTGGCAAATAACTTTAAAATTGATGATTTTAAAACAATTGATCTTCTAAGAGAGACTTATTCAAGGATGGGAAATGTTGATGCAGAAGTTCTCACTTTAAAGAGATTGCTAACTCTAGATCCAAATAATGAAAAATATTTTGAGAGACTAGACTTTTTTGGTGAGACAGATCTGGCTGAAGTATACAGAGGAATAGGGCGATTTAAAAAAGGTGATATAGAGCTTGCAAAACTCGACCTAGAACTCCATATGGGGGATCCTATGGCCGCATTTATAATGGCCTTTAGCGAATTTAAAATGAGTAACTTTGAAGAGTCAAAGAAGATTCTATCGGATCTTTCTGATGAGGATATTATCGCTATAAACTTTAGAGATAAGAGGGGAGATACATTCCTACTCGCCGCTGTTTATGAGGGGAGAGAAGAGCTTGTGTCAGAGCTACTGCGTTTTAAACCAGATCTCTCTGTTAGAGATGTTTATGGAAATAATCTCGCAGAAGTTGCTTGGTGGGCAAAGAATTTTCATATGATTAAACTGCTTAGAGGCCTTGGCGTTGCATGGAATCCAAACGATTACTTTCTCCAGTTCACTTATTTCATTAAAGGTGAAAAATTAGACGACGTTAGATTTATGCTAGAAATGGGAATAGATTTAAGTTTAGTCGGGCCAAAGGGAGAAACTGCTATTAATCTTGCTAGAGAAACTAAGAATCAAGAATTAATCGAGCTAGTAGAATCTTATGGAAAAGAAGAAAAGAGTCATTAA
- a CDS encoding siderophore-interacting protein: protein MEKKKRVINRSTILETSLITPNLRRILVDISKFEHIDLKDRGGYIKLSVLNEEGEEVLRSISVSTVDTEKKTMSLDFVHHGGLGPGAKFAREAKVGGEISFYGPGPRRDVEQSLEEFIFIGDMTAFPAIKVQLELMIENDIKSPVEVILEAKSSEDFEYFEHLTHRENFNFKFIEGNFTALELLNGFKEMALSSEKSKSLWCAGERLAINEVRTYLKDHPQISFIDKYTSSYWQCGLTQNEHSQLKKTDIS, encoded by the coding sequence ATGGAAAAGAAGAAAAGAGTCATTAATAGAAGTACAATATTAGAAACAAGTCTTATCACTCCCAATCTTAGACGAATCCTAGTCGACATTTCAAAATTTGAACACATCGACTTAAAAGACCGTGGTGGCTATATTAAACTTAGCGTTTTAAATGAAGAAGGCGAGGAAGTTCTAAGAAGTATTTCTGTTTCAACTGTAGATACTGAGAAGAAAACCATGTCCTTGGACTTTGTTCATCATGGAGGGCTTGGCCCTGGGGCGAAGTTTGCAAGAGAGGCAAAAGTTGGAGGAGAGATTTCTTTCTACGGTCCAGGACCAAGAAGGGACGTCGAGCAGTCTTTAGAGGAATTCATTTTCATAGGGGATATGACGGCATTTCCGGCGATTAAGGTTCAACTTGAGCTTATGATTGAAAATGATATTAAAAGTCCTGTAGAGGTTATTCTAGAGGCCAAGAGTAGTGAAGACTTTGAGTACTTTGAACATCTCACTCATAGAGAGAATTTTAATTTTAAATTTATCGAAGGAAACTTCACAGCACTTGAACTTTTAAATGGTTTTAAAGAAATGGCTTTAAGCTCTGAAAAGTCTAAGTCTCTCTGGTGTGCAGGAGAGAGGCTGGCCATCAATGAGGTGAGAACTTACTTAAAAGATCACCCTCAAATATCTTTTATAGATAAATACACTAGTAGTTATTGGCAATGCGGACTGACTCAGAATGAGCACTCACAATTAAAGAAAACAGATATTAGTTAA
- a CDS encoding Hsp20/alpha crystallin family protein: MKNKMGYILSFILGAIFAYSITYSVLTNSIKEERTEMVKLRKEIEKLNHGFNIPNPFAGFDKKFDSIKKQFDQEVEKEEEDSSFFGGLAKGFGALTASMAGGEITEREDDKFYYFDIEVGSSEKNEINVKVEDGHLIVDGTIVSEDNSGSVTSSFRSSFNQMRLLPTNVDQGNFKMDQDKEKGILTIKFTKI; this comes from the coding sequence ATGAAAAATAAAATGGGCTATATATTATCCTTCATTCTTGGAGCAATCTTTGCTTACTCTATAACCTATAGTGTTCTTACTAACTCTATTAAAGAAGAGCGTACGGAGATGGTTAAATTAAGAAAGGAAATTGAGAAGTTAAATCACGGATTTAATATTCCAAATCCATTTGCTGGGTTTGATAAGAAGTTTGACTCTATAAAGAAGCAATTTGATCAAGAGGTAGAGAAAGAGGAAGAAGATAGTTCTTTCTTTGGTGGATTGGCCAAAGGGTTTGGAGCTCTAACTGCAAGTATGGCAGGAGGAGAAATTACGGAAAGAGAAGATGATAAATTCTACTACTTTGATATTGAAGTAGGAAGTTCTGAAAAAAATGAAATTAATGTAAAAGTAGAAGATGGTCACCTTATTGTTGATGGAACTATTGTGAGCGAAGATAATTCTGGAAGTGTAACAAGTTCTTTTAGATCATCATTTAATCAAATGAGACTTTTGCCAACAAATGTAGATCAAGGAAATTTTAAAATGGATCAAGATAAAGAAAAGGGTATTCTTACTATTAAATTTACCAAAATCTGA